taaaataataattttctCCTTAATTTTATAATTGTTCCTCATGGGCCTAAGATGCAGACAGTTTCCATTATGTAGCTCTGAATCTGAGAAACAAGAAGAACAGGTCTAGAAGACAGAGAAGCAACATGTAGGAAGAGATGGTGTACTCTGGGATCAGACAGTAGAACTGGATGAATGACACAGCCTTAAATGTTAACTTTATTCACTGTGACTGTAATGAATAAGTTGCATTGTTTCTCTGCCAAACTCATTTGACAATGACTACCTTGTGATATGATAAACAAAGCATTTAAcaataatcaagacaaaggaagtTGAAGGTATTTATTTGGGCCTTACTCAAAAAAAATGTGTGTTGCAGTGATGAACAGCATTTTATCTTCTCATGCCACTagcacccctcacacacacagtaacctaTTTCCAGGTACTCTGATGTCATTTCTTAAGTAAGAAGAAAATAAGACACGGTAGTATGCCTTTAAATGAGTAAACAAGAAGAGGTTTCAagtgttttaaatgttttgtaaTTTGTGTTTTAGATTTGAATGCTTCTCAGCAAAGCCAGTATAGGAATCCTCATGCCAACACATCATATCAACAAGTTAGCAGAATTGTTGTATCAAGAGTGAGACTGGATAAGAGTATTAAAGCTAAATATTACAGCATTAGATTTGAGTCTGACTTGAGTGAGTTTGTGTTTCATCCCCAAAGCGCCACGGTGACAATTATGACCTGAACTATACTGCTCTGAAGATCACTGACAAGAAGGGTACCAAGcccaggagacagaggagagaacagagagaacagagagaggaagaaaccATCTACTCTGGTGTAAGTCATCAAGACAGGATGTGACATGTAAGGGTCATCCAATCAGCATCATTCTAAGTTAAGTCCCACCCCTCCTCTGAAATCAACTTTGATCTGGACTGTTCCAGTGTGAACTGGCTGTTATATACATTTCTCATTTGCTGTAGGATGCCTTTGCAAGAGCCTAGCTTTGCCTAATTTAAATGTAAAATAACTAATTTGCTGACCATAATTGTCCTGCAAGTGTGAAAGCTGATACCAAGATGGTTTCAGAAGTCTCAAATCTTCAGCAATAGCGGCTGAGGTTGACTTGGTTTTGTAGAAGTGTACAACAAAATGTATATCATGATTTTGCAAATGTCTGAAGTCTTCATTTTCATGATAATGGTTGTAACATGGAATTCTATAACCTGCCCTTATACTTGTGTGATACATcaataaacatgtttttttttttttagtttacTGACTTGCCCAATTCTTAACAATTATTTGCACCAGGTATCAAAGGATCAAATCTTTATTTTGTCAAAAAGGTGCCAACCTCACCAGAGTTCACTTCCTCCTGAAAGCTTGAACTGCCTTCTAAAGACCTGAAGTGAGAAATACAATGTAAACCCCCAGTGTATGTCAAAGAGGACATATGTACCAGTAGTCTGAAAAAAATACAAACCAGTAACTCTGACTGTACATCATTTGAAGGGCTGCTCTAACTATGGTATGCAACAGGACACATGTTAGATTGTAGTTTTTATCACATGTTTTGTGCCTGTTCAGACAGCCAATAATATCACTCTGTTCAGAGTTTCCGCCTTCTTCATAATGATTACCTAATGAGTGTCATCATATAAAAGGTGCCCTGTTGTCAGACCCACACACTATACAGTGCAGAAAGGACATTAAAATGATGATTATATATTGGACAATCTTTTTGTTTTACGGCAATTTGGGTAAGTAAGACATATTAAAACGGTTCCTTTTGCTTTTTTATGTCAGTCTTTTTTCATCCATTTGAATGACTATGTAGTCtgaataatgataataatgtatAAATCTGTACTATAACTTGTCTTTGATTTATTTAGTTTGTTTGCTTCACAGGTTGTGCACTTAACAAGGATGTAATCCAACCAGACCCTGTGATAGTTACACAACTGGGACAAAGTGTATCTCTCACTTGCTTTTGTCGATCTCATTTGATGGTCAGAGTATCTTGGTTCAAGCAAACTGTTGGACAGAAGCCTCTTCTCATGGCATCATCATATTATCGCACtaaaaatagtttttattttaccAAGGACTTTAATGAGACTAAACGTTTAAGTGTGAAGAGAGGAGTTGACAGCTTTAACCTGACCATCTCCAAGACAGAGTCAGGGGACTCAGCTACATACTACTGTTGTGCTATGGAAGAGGGCGAACTCAAATTTGGAGAGGGAACTTTTTTAATTGTCAAAGGTAACTTAAGTCGCTACCTAATGTGTGTTCATATAATGCTAAATTAATGAATCTAGCAAAAAAATGGAATGTACACACCATGATCTTACTCACTCTCTTCAGATTCAGAGTCCAACAGCATGTATGTGCTCCAGCAGCCTGTGTCTGAGTCAGTCCAGCCAGGAGACTCTGTGTCTCTGAACTGTACATTACACACTGAGACCTGTGCAGGAGAACACAGTGTCTATTGGTTCAGACGTGGCTCAGGAGAATCCCGTCCAGGAATCATTTACACCCATGGAGACAGGAGTGATCAGTGTGAGAAGAGCCCTGAGGCTGCGTCTCCTACACAGAGCTGTGTCTACAACCTCCCCAAGAGGAACCTCAGCCTCTCTGATGCTGGGACTTACTACTGTGCTGTGGCCTTATGTGGGGAGATGTTGTTTGGGAAAGGGACCAAGCTGGATGTTGAAGGTAAGCTAAGCATAACAAAAATACACCACTacttttctctcaaatgttttgcaaTATCAATATGTAAATATTTCACCATTAGTTGATAGTAGATTTCAGATGATTTAACTTTAATAGCTAACTTTTATGCCAAATGCATTGAGGAAAAAATAATTAGAGAAAATAATTTAGCCTTGTTTTTTAAGTTTCAGACCTGTTGGGTGATCAGAGTAATCTTCTTTTCCTCATCATTATATCTTGcctgacaactactgtgattctGAGTGTGATTGTCAACATTATCCTCTGTGTGAGAATGAAGAGGTCACGATGTGAACACTGTGCAGGTACAGTAAAAGTCTTCATACTAATATTAACATTAATGATAGTTACAGCTCAAAAGAAGGGGGAAAGGCTCACCCACCCTTTACCACTTCCCTCTCTGGCCTACTTCATTTTGAATCTGAAAATATTACATTCACAGTAGTATGTCTTTTTATTAGTTAACAAGAAAAGGTTTTGAATATTTTGAATATTTTGACATTTGCCTTTTAGCGGGGACCCCTTTTCAACAAAGCCACTATGGGAATCCTCATTCCAACACCTCAGACCAACAGGTTAGCTGGATCAGTTCCACTGTATCAAGAGTGCGTCTGGATTAGCAAAAGAGTACAGCATTAGATTTGACCCAGAGTCTGAACTGAGTGAGTCTGTGTTTCATCCCCACAGCTCCACAGTGACGATGATGGCCTGAACTACGCTGCCCTGAAGTTCACTGACAAGAAGAGTACCAAGcccaggagacagaggagagaacagagagaggaagaaaccATCTACTCAGGTGTGAGTCATCAAGTCAGGATGTGACAGTCCTCCAATCAGCATCATTTTAAGTTCAGCCCTACTGACCTCCACTTTGACcttgactgtgtctgtgtgacttGGCTGTTTTGTACATTCCTCATTTGCTATAAAATGTAATAGTCGGGTCTAGCTGTAGAGAAAGTCACTGCATTGGCATATTCTCCTAATAACGACATAGAATCACTCAGATGCAGAGCATAATTGTCCAGCAAGTGTGAAAGCTGATAATAGGATGGTTTCAGAAGTCTCAAATACTCACCAATAGTAGCTGAGGTTGACTGACTCGATAAATTTGATTTTGTGGAAGTGTACAACAAAATGTATATAATGACTTTGCAAAGGTCTAGTTGTAACATGGAACTCTGTAACCTGCCTATATGCGTGTGATGGTTCAACAAACATGATTTTACTTCATATGTTTAATGACTTGCCCAATTCTTACCATTAATCGTATGTTTGAATTTCTTCCAATTTGACATGAGTGtattgtgtagatcgttgacaaaaaatgacaattaaatccatttgaatcccactttgtgtcacaataaaatgtgaagaaaccCAATGTTagtgtagactttctataggcatTGTATGTGCTACTAGTCTCAGAAACCAactcaaatgatgtaaaaatACAAACCAGTAACTCTGACTTCATACCACTTGAAGATAAATAGCACTCCTTTGTGATAGCGTGAGCATTTTAGAGAGAATAGCATCATTGATTCATCTATGAATACATACTGTACTTGTATGTAAGGTAAGGCAATATTTTGACCTCACTTCCTCTTCAAACAACCCATGGATCCAACCTTAAAGTTGTGCCTCCTGTGGTGTATGTATATACACATTTCTGCTGATGCTGTCACTTCACTTTCTCTTGACCCTCATCTCAGTTGTTCTGTTAcaccagaccagagagagagagaaacgttGAAGGATGTCCAGGTTGTGTCTTGTCCTGGTTATCATTGCAGTTTAACAACTTAACTTCTCCAgagtagggggcagcattttcatatttggatgaaaagcatacccaaattcaactgccagctactcatccccaagagataagatatgcatattattagtagatttggatagaaaacactctgaagtttctaaaactgtttgaatcatgtctgaagaaataacataacttatttagcaggcaaaaccccgaggacaaaccattcagatttttttttttgaggtcactctcttttcaatgaattTTCATTGTGAAACCAGATTTttaagcgaattgcttgcagtcCCTACgtcttccactggatgtcaacagtcctgagaaataggttgaggttattcctttgtgtaatgaagaaatacggccatcttgaagtcgagtcactccAGTTGTCCTGTTTGATTGAAGAGCATgtccagaaggcatgctacatttggttttaatgctgtattgaacacagatcatcccgtcttcaattttatcgattattaacgttaaaaaatacctaaagttgtattacaaaagtagtttgaaattttttggcaaagtttacaggtaacctttgagatattttgtcatcACGTTTGAgtaagttggaacctgtgtttttctggatcaaacgcgccaaataaatggacattttggatatatatcgacggaattaatcgaacaaaaggaccatttgtgatgtttatgggacatattggagtgccaacaacagaagctcgtcaaaggtaaggcatgaattatatttttatttctgcgttttgtgtcgcgcctgcaggcttgaaatatgcttctctctttgtttattattgtgctatactcagataatagcatcctatgctttcgccgaaaagcctatttgaattctgacatgttggctggattcacaaccagtgtagctttaatttggtatctttcatgtgtgatttaatgaaagtttgattctatagtaattttcatagtaattaatttgaatatggcgctctgcattttctcaggctttttgccaagtgagacagtagcgtcttgcctaaactcagatttttggatataaatatgaactttaccgaacaaaaaatacatgtgtttAAAACCTGTTACGGCTAGACgtgccgctagcgggacacctcgacaacatccggtgaaattcaaactacagaaatataaatatttaacgttcatgaaaatacaagtgtaatGCATCAAAATAAAGCTTTACTTCttgttaactttttagggataggggccaacattttcacttttggatgaattggtgcccaaattgaacggcctcctactctgtccgagatgataatatatgcatattattattactattggatagaaaacactctgaagtttctgaaactgtttgaattatgtctgtgagtataacagaactcatatggcaggcaaacttccaaacaggaagtgaaaattctgaaaagggtcgatgtgaaagtcatcgcctaaTCAAATCCCTGTaatttatggatctgtttgcacttcatacgccttccactagatgtcaacagtcagtagaacatggaatgaagcctctagtgtgatatTGGGCCAGATGGGAGCTATTTGAGtcactggtctggcagattgccagttcctggtcacgcacgCTAGACATGGGATGTCAATGTGTGCCATTACTtttacagacatgaagaaatgctccggttgggacgttatatgataacaacatcctgaagattgattctaaACTAAGTtcgaccagtttattcgacttgtaaaataacttttttaagttttaGTCCGACGTTTGCGTTCACTTCTGCAagtgtttggacacgtgtactacacatgctagctaaagttgctaattcgacataagtaatggacattatcgaacaaaacaacgatttattgtggaactaggattcttggcactgcattctgatgaaagatcatcaaaggtaagggaatatttatgatgtcatttcgtatttctgttgactccaacatggcggagaaatgttgtttctatctgagcgccgtctcagattattgcagttttttttttttttatctgacacagtggttgcattaagaaccagtgtatcttttatccagccgctgtgtcagatttcaacaagactttacggcgaaagcacaccatgcaattatctgaggacagcgccccgcatacaaaaccatgaaaaacatttttcaaccaggcagctgcgacacgaaagtcagaaatagcgatataataaatgcttTACCTTtaaagatcttcttctgttggcactccaaaaggtcccagtaacatcacaaatggtccttttgttcaataaagtcattctttatatccataaaaactcagtttagcttgcgcgcttcagtcaataatccaccagtttccctccatcaaaatgcatacaaaatgaatcccaaacgttactaataaacttttccaaacaagtcaaacaacttttataatcaaacctcaggtatcgtaatacgtaaataaacaatcaaatttaagacggagaatagtatgttcattaccggagataaataccaaagaacgcgcttcCATCCACGCgcatggaaacactacagccaaaatgggagccacatagaaaaactacaacttctagctcatttttccaaacaccagcctgaaactctttctaaagactgttgacatctattggaagccctaggaactgcaatctgggaggattttgccttataataaaagtgacagccattgaaaacagtggtaggcatactttttttttgggggggggggtggtttgtcctcgggtttcgcctgccatatcagttctgttatactcacagacattattttaacagttttagatccaaatctaccaattatatgcatatcctagcttctgggcctgagtaacaggcagttagTTCACTTTGGGCaagcttttcatccggacgtcaaaatactgccccctagcccaaagtgTTTTTGATTCACTCACTCAGGGAAATCAAACGCTGTACACCACACCCAACCAGGACTTAGGGTTAATGTAATTAAAGTAAGTAAATGTTCATGTTGTCTGAGTTATCCTCTTCTGCACTTTCATCTTGGAGACAATGTGACTCTGCAATGCATCTATTCAGACAGAAAATATTTTCTGATGGTACAAGATAAGTGGAGGAAAGAATCCTCAACTTGAATTAATTACAATTTACAGATATGATGGTGGTGCAACATTTCACAATGAGTTTAAGGATATCCCTCAGTTCACAGTGCAACGTGGAAATGGATTTTATCATCTACATATCTCCAGTACTCAACCATATGACTCCACTACATATTTCTATGGGGCAATGAATGTTAATGTGATGAAATTCAAAAACGGGATATTTGTCATTCTGAAAGGTAGGCTATTGTTTTATTAACAGTAATATTGTTAATTGTTATTGTTTTAATTGCTATTGTTTTATTAACAGTTAATTGTTCAAATGTGCTAATCCATCATCTAAAGTTCTGAACTAACTTTTTATTTCAGGATCAAGCAAAACTGTTGTACAACattctgtgtctgtgtcagtcCAGCCAGGAGACTCTTTCCTctgtgaaagttgcgcccctgaaattacatattggtttccttaccctatAAGAAGTCTATGGagaaggtatgacagcaatccatgctttggttgaACTTACTCGGtactgtttccaaatgctaatGTTTTAGCATTCGTGGCACAAATTATCCTGTTTCACACATCAAGTCCAAATCATTTGAAAGTATCTCAAATTAATTCTGAAGCTTAACAAAGTCACTTATAGATGATTGAACATGATGCACAAAAAATTCTGAAATCAGGACCTTTTGCAACTATTTGCACGTTTTTGGATACCATGTCTTGAACATGACGCGGCccagactgtgggctctccttctctgtggccaacgtgagtaaaacatttaaacgtgttaaccctcgcaaggctgcaggcccagagaGCATCCCTAGcctcgtcctcagagcatgcgcagaccagctggcttgtgtgtttacgggcatattcaatctctcccttttacagtctgctgtccccacatgcttcaagatggccaccattgttcctgtacccaagaagacaaaggtaactgaacttaatgactatcactccgtagcactcacctctgtcatcatgaagtgctttgagagactggtcaaggatcatatcacctccaccttacctgccaacCTAGACCCACTTccatttgcttaccgccccaatagatccacagacaattcAATCGCCATCAATCTGCAAACTGCccaatcccatctggacaagaggaatacctatgtaagaatgctgtttattgactgtAGCTCATcactcaacaccatagtaccctccaagctcataattaagcttgaggccctgtgTCTgtaccccaccctgtgcaactggatcctggacttcctgatgggctgcccccaggtgaaggtaggaaacatcacctccactctgctgattctcaacactggggccccacaagggtgcgtgccaAAAGGGTtcagacccctcctgtactccctgttcacccatgactgcgtggccaagcagtcctccaacttaatcatcaagtatgcagatgacacaacagtagtagactTGATTACCAATGATGACGAGACAGCCCACAGGGAGGAGATTAatgctctgggagtgtggtgcctgttaaacaacctctcactcaacgtcaacaaaacaaaggagatggtcGTGGACTTCAGAAGAGAGCAGAGGGTACACCTgcctatctacatcgacgggaccgcagtggagaaggtggaaagcttcaagttcctttgcgtacacatcactgacaaactgaaatggaccacccacacagacagtgtggtgaagatggcgcaacagagcctcttcaacctcaggaggctaaagaaatgtggcttgtcaccaaaaaccctcacaaacttttacagatgcacaatcgagagcatcctgtcgggctgtatcaccgcctggtatggtaactgccacatccgcaaccgcaaggctctccagagagtggtgcggtctgcccaacgtattaccgggggcaaactacccgccctccaggacacctacaacacccgatgtcacaggaaggccaaaaagatcatcaaggacattcACTACCTGAGCAACTGCCTGTTCActccactatcatccagaaggtgaggtcagtacaggtgcatcaaagctgggaccaagagactgaaaaacagcttctatcccaaggccatcagactgttgtcGTGACATTGTTATTCATCAAATAATTAGCTGTGTTTATAATTATGGGATTAAATTAATCAGGTAATCATTAACTcagtaacctggggcaccatgggaaaagtgTGTATAATGAGTCTCCACTTTCCAAATTAACTCAAAGTATATCCGAATATCGATTTTACAGCACtcgctaattaattaatttcctcTACTGTCTCATCCTGAACGTCGCATAATTTgtaaatctgcacaaacccgggtCTCACTAAATCATTCCGTACCACACCAATTGAGTTTATTCTTTATTTACTAACAAGCAAAATTATAATATAAGgaacatatacacaaacacacggtCTACACCATAAGTACAATGAAACAGGTCCCAAGGGAACCAACACAATATGACATGTGTTACACAAGATTGGGATTAagaaagagagccagagagagtgcACGAGACAAAAGCTTACTTGGATACATTCGTAAACTATGCTTAGTTTAACCCTAACAACCTGCCCCGAACTGCCACTCTTATGGGTCAGAattataatgatgtaattacttgtTGAAGGTCTCCGTTGGGTATATCTTCGTGGACCGAGTTCCGCTTACTGGGAGGTTCCACGAGGCATATTCTTTCGATGGAGGTCTCCTTCGTTATCGGGTataagtctctgattgtccagacgatgtcagtgtcctttctcTTAGTGGTCTCTTCCCTTGCACTCGTTCTGTGAGAGCGGACTTCTGAGGAGGCTTATCAGCCGTGTTGACGCTCCCAGCATGGGTAGGAGGGCTGTGTAGACAACCAATGATTTGAAGAGAATAGCCGTTTGGTACTTCTTGAATTCACCTTCGTAGGTCAGGGACTCAATCAAAGCCTTGATTGTTAACAGGTTCCTTTGTCCTCTTCCTCGTGTTGCATTTTGTGTGG
The sequence above is drawn from the Salvelinus namaycush isolate Seneca chromosome 36, SaNama_1.0, whole genome shotgun sequence genome and encodes:
- the LOC120030262 gene encoding uncharacterized protein LOC120030262, whose product is MIIYWTIFLFYGNLGCALNKDVIQPDPVIVTQLGQSVSLTCFCRSHLMVRVSWFKQTVGQKPLLMASSYYRTKNSFYFTKDFNETKRLSVKRGVDSFNLTISKTESGDSATYYCCAMEEGELKFGEGTFLIVKDSESNSMYVLQQPVSESVQPGDSVSLNCTLHTETCAGEHSVYWFRRGSGESRPGIIYTHGDRSDQCEKSPEAASPTQSCVYNLPKRNLSLSDAGTYYCAVALCGEMLFGKGTKLDVEAGTPFQQSHYGNPHSNTSDQQLHSDDDGLNYAALKFTDKKSTKPRRQRREQREEETIYSGVSHQVRM